Proteins encoded within one genomic window of Xiphophorus maculatus strain JP 163 A chromosome 11, X_maculatus-5.0-male, whole genome shotgun sequence:
- the vps11 gene encoding vacuolar protein sorting-associated protein 11 homolog isoform X2, with protein MAAFLQWRKFVFFDKDTVKDPADSGKTFILPKGISASDSGRGHVVLGDMEGQIWLMTRSLQLTSFQAYKLRVTHLFQLKQHSILVSVGQDEHGINPLVKVWNLDKRDSGNPLCTRIFPAVPGNKPAEVSCLSVHENLNFMAIGFTDGSVVLTKGDITRDRHSKTLTLHEGSCPVTGLAFRQMAKVTHLFVATLEKVFCYTLSNKEYPKVELDTHGCALCCSSLADPSQDSQFIVAGDECVYLYQPDERGPCFAFDGHKLLTHWHRGYLFLLIKDMKSPNKSGFGSGENSLSEKQVLTIYDLDNKFIAYSASFDDVIDVLAEWGSFYILTRNGKMFVLQEKDTQTKLEMLFKKNLFVMAINLAKSQHLDSDGLSEIFRQYGDHLYLKGDHDGAIQQYIRTTGKLEPSYVIRKFLDAQRIHNLTAYLQALHRQSLANADHTTLLLNCYTKLKDSSKLEEFIKSSENEVHFDVEIAIKVLRQAGYHSHAVFLAERHQHHEWYLKIQLEDLKNYQEGLRYIGRLPFEQTESNMKRYGKTLMHHVPEGTTLLLKRLCTNYHPNENSMEKVSLDSSLLNKANSEEFIPIFANNPRELKAFLEHMIEVDPRSSQGVYDTLLELRLQDWAHEQDPEKKKVCQGEALSLLRSDNTVFDKALVLCQMHNFKEGVLYLYEKGKLYQQIMHYHMQNEEYGKVVDACKRYGDQEGCLWEQALGYFARKEEDCKAYISEVLHHIDQKNLMPPLLVVQTLAHNSTATLSVIKDYLINKLQRESQQIEDDERKICQYREETSHLRSEIQELKASAKIFQKTKCNMCNSPLELPSVHFLCSHSFHQHCFESYAESDAECPTCTPENRKVMDLLRAQDQKRDLHDHFNRQLRSSNDGFSVVADYFGRGVFNKLTLVTDPPGSKTVGSLEVNLQRDLLIHTKRNC; from the exons ATGGCAGCATTTCTACAATGGAGAAAATTTGTCTTCTTTGATAAGGACACGGTGAAGGATCCTGCAGATAGCGGAAAAACCTTTATTCTTCCTAAAGGAATCTCGGCGAGTGACTCCGGCCGGGGACATGTTGTTCTGGGAG ATATGGAAGGACAGATCTGGCTGATGACACGTTCCCTGCAGTTGACGTCGTTCCAGGCATACAAGCTGCGGGTGACTCACTTGTTCCAGCTGAAACAGCACAGTATCCTGGTATCAGTGGGACAGGATGAACATGGCATTAATCCTCTG GTGAAGGTCTGGAACCTTGACAAGAGAGACAGTGGGAATCCACTCTGCACCAGAATCTTTCCTGCAGTTCCCGGCAATAAACCAGCTGAAGTGTCTTGTCTCAGTGTACACGAGAACCTGAACTTCATGGCTATAG GCTTCACAGATGGCAGCGTGGTTTTAACCAAAGGGGACATCACCAGAGACCGTCACAGTAAAACTCTGACTCTGCATGAGGGGAGCTGCCCCGTCACAGGCCTGGCCTTCCGCCAAATGGCAAAAGTTACACATTTGTTTGTTGCCACTctggaaaaagtattt TGCTACACTCTGTCTAACAAGGAGTATCCGAAAGTAGAGCTGGATACCCATGGCTGCGCCCTGTGCTGCTCGTCCCTGGCAGATCCATCCCAGGATTCCCAGTTTATTGTGGCTGGGGATGAATGTGTTTACCTGTACCAGCCTGATGAACGAGGGCCCTGCTTTGCTTTCGATGGCCACAAGCTGTTGACCCATTGGCACCGGGGATACTTGTTCCTGCTGATCAAAGATATGAAGTCTCCCAACAA ATCAGGGTTTGGCAGCGGCGAGAACTCGCTGTCAGAAAAGCAAGTTTTAACAATCTATGACCTGGACAACAAATTCATCGCCTACAGCGCCTCATTCGATGATGTCATTGATGTGTTGGCAGAATGGGGATCCTTCTACATTCTGACCCGAAACGGGAAAATGTTTGTTCTGCAAGAGAAGGACACACAGACAAAACTGGAG ATGCTGTTCAAGAAGAACTTGTTTGTCATGGCCATAAACTTGGCTAAAAGCCAGCATCTGGACAGTGACGGTCTGTCAGAGATCTTTCGACAGTATGGCGATCATCTGTACCTGAAGGGAGATCATGATGGTGCCATCCAGCAGTATATTCG CACCACTGGGAAGCTGGAGCCTTCGTATGTCATTAGGAAATTCCTGGATGCCCAAAGGATCCACAACCTGACGGCATACCTGCAGGCCCTTCACCGCCAGTCTCTGGCCAATGCGGACCACACTACACTGCTCCTCAACTGCTATACTAAACTCAAAGACAGCTCCAAGCTGGAAGAGTTCATCAAG AGCAGCGAGAATGAGGTCCACTTTGATGTTGAGATTGCCATCAAGGTTCTTCGCCAAGCTGGATACCACAGTCATGCTGTGTTCCTGGCTGAACGCCACCAGCATCATGAGTGGTACCTGAAGATCCAGCTGGAGGACCTGAAG AACTATCAGGAAGGCTTGCGGTACATTGGCCGTCTGCCTTTTGAACAAACTGAAAGCAACATGAAGCGCTATGGCAAGACGCTCATGCACCATGTTCCTGAAGGCACCACATTGCTCCTGAAGCGCTTATGCACCAACTATCATCCGAATGAAAACTCAATGGAAAAAGTCAGCCTAGACAGTAGTCTGCTTAACAAG GCAAATTCTGAAGAATTCATCCCAATTTTTGCCAATAACCCTCGTGAGCTGAAAGCCTTCCTGGAGCATATGATTGAGGTGGACCCTCGTTCATCCCAGGGTGTGTACGACACACTGCTGGAGCTCCGACTGCAAGACTGGGCACACGAACAAGATCCTGAG aaaaaaaaggtttgccaGGGAGAAGCCCTTTCGCTGCTCAGAAGTGACAACACTGTGTTTGATAAGGCCTTGGTCCTTTGCCAGATGCACAACTTTAAAGAAGGTGTCCTCTACCTGTATGAGAAAGGCAAACT TTACCAGCAAATCATGCATTACCACATGCAGAATGAGGAGTATGGTAAAGTTGTAGATGCCTGCAAACGATATGGAGACCAGGAGGGCTGCCTTTGGGAGCAAGCTCTCGGATACTTTGCCAGAAAAGAGGAGGACTGTAAGGCCTATATCAGTGAGGTCCTACATCACATTGACCAGAAGAACCTCATGCCTCCATTACTTG TCGTGCAGACACTGGCACACAACTCAACGGCCACTCTGTCGGTTATCAAAGACTACCTCATCAATAAGCTGCAGCGAGAGAGCCAGCAGATAGAAGATGACGAGCGTAAAATTTGCCAGTACCGTGAGGAAACGTCTCATCTCCGCTCTGAAATCCAGGAGCTGAAGGCAAG TGCCAAGATATTCCAGAAGACTAAGTGCAACATGTGTAACAGCCCCTTGGAGCTTCCATCTGTACACTTCCTGTGTAGCCACTCCTTTCACCAACACTGCTTTGAAAGTTATGCAGAGAGCGATGCAGAGTGTCCAACATGCACTCCAGAAAACCGCAAAGTCATGGATCTGCTGCGCGCTCAAGACCAGAAACGGGATCTCCATGACCATTTCAATCGACAG ctccgAAGCTCCAATGATGGTTTCTCGGTGGTGGCTGATTATTTTGGTCGAGGAGTGTTTAATAAACTGACGCTGGTCACTGACCCTCCAGGGAGCAAAACTGTTGGAAGTCTAGAAGTCAACCTGCAGCGAGACCTGCTGATCCACACCAAGAGAAACTGCTAG
- the vps11 gene encoding vacuolar protein sorting-associated protein 11 homolog isoform X1, with translation MAAFLQWRKFVFFDKDTVKDPADSGKTFILPKGISASDSGRGHVVLGDMEGQIWLMTRSLQLTSFQAYKLRVTHLFQLKQHSILVSVGQDEHGINPLVKVWNLDKRDSGNPLCTRIFPAVPGNKPAEVSCLSVHENLNFMAIGFTDGSVVLTKGDITRDRHSKTLTLHEGSCPVTGLAFRQMAKVTHLFVATLEKVFCYTLSNKEYPKVELDTHGCALCCSSLADPSQDSQFIVAGDECVYLYQPDERGPCFAFDGHKLLTHWHRGYLFLLIKDMKSPNKSGFGSGENSLSEKQVLTIYDLDNKFIAYSASFDDVIDVLAEWGSFYILTRNGKMFVLQEKDTQTKLEMLFKKNLFVMAINLAKSQHLDSDGLSEIFRQYGDHLYLKGDHDGAIQQYIRTTGKLEPSYVIRKFLDAQRIHNLTAYLQALHRQSLANADHTTLLLNCYTKLKDSSKLEEFIKSSENEVHFDVEIAIKVLRQAGYHSHAVFLAERHQHHEWYLKIQLEDLKNYQEGLRYIGRLPFEQTESNMKRYGKTLMHHVPEGTTLLLKRLCTNYHPNENSMEKVSLDSSLLNKVWANSEEFIPIFANNPRELKAFLEHMIEVDPRSSQGVYDTLLELRLQDWAHEQDPEKKKVCQGEALSLLRSDNTVFDKALVLCQMHNFKEGVLYLYEKGKLYQQIMHYHMQNEEYGKVVDACKRYGDQEGCLWEQALGYFARKEEDCKAYISEVLHHIDQKNLMPPLLVVQTLAHNSTATLSVIKDYLINKLQRESQQIEDDERKICQYREETSHLRSEIQELKASAKIFQKTKCNMCNSPLELPSVHFLCSHSFHQHCFESYAESDAECPTCTPENRKVMDLLRAQDQKRDLHDHFNRQLRSSNDGFSVVADYFGRGVFNKLTLVTDPPGSKTVGSLEVNLQRDLLIHTKRNC, from the exons ATGGCAGCATTTCTACAATGGAGAAAATTTGTCTTCTTTGATAAGGACACGGTGAAGGATCCTGCAGATAGCGGAAAAACCTTTATTCTTCCTAAAGGAATCTCGGCGAGTGACTCCGGCCGGGGACATGTTGTTCTGGGAG ATATGGAAGGACAGATCTGGCTGATGACACGTTCCCTGCAGTTGACGTCGTTCCAGGCATACAAGCTGCGGGTGACTCACTTGTTCCAGCTGAAACAGCACAGTATCCTGGTATCAGTGGGACAGGATGAACATGGCATTAATCCTCTG GTGAAGGTCTGGAACCTTGACAAGAGAGACAGTGGGAATCCACTCTGCACCAGAATCTTTCCTGCAGTTCCCGGCAATAAACCAGCTGAAGTGTCTTGTCTCAGTGTACACGAGAACCTGAACTTCATGGCTATAG GCTTCACAGATGGCAGCGTGGTTTTAACCAAAGGGGACATCACCAGAGACCGTCACAGTAAAACTCTGACTCTGCATGAGGGGAGCTGCCCCGTCACAGGCCTGGCCTTCCGCCAAATGGCAAAAGTTACACATTTGTTTGTTGCCACTctggaaaaagtattt TGCTACACTCTGTCTAACAAGGAGTATCCGAAAGTAGAGCTGGATACCCATGGCTGCGCCCTGTGCTGCTCGTCCCTGGCAGATCCATCCCAGGATTCCCAGTTTATTGTGGCTGGGGATGAATGTGTTTACCTGTACCAGCCTGATGAACGAGGGCCCTGCTTTGCTTTCGATGGCCACAAGCTGTTGACCCATTGGCACCGGGGATACTTGTTCCTGCTGATCAAAGATATGAAGTCTCCCAACAA ATCAGGGTTTGGCAGCGGCGAGAACTCGCTGTCAGAAAAGCAAGTTTTAACAATCTATGACCTGGACAACAAATTCATCGCCTACAGCGCCTCATTCGATGATGTCATTGATGTGTTGGCAGAATGGGGATCCTTCTACATTCTGACCCGAAACGGGAAAATGTTTGTTCTGCAAGAGAAGGACACACAGACAAAACTGGAG ATGCTGTTCAAGAAGAACTTGTTTGTCATGGCCATAAACTTGGCTAAAAGCCAGCATCTGGACAGTGACGGTCTGTCAGAGATCTTTCGACAGTATGGCGATCATCTGTACCTGAAGGGAGATCATGATGGTGCCATCCAGCAGTATATTCG CACCACTGGGAAGCTGGAGCCTTCGTATGTCATTAGGAAATTCCTGGATGCCCAAAGGATCCACAACCTGACGGCATACCTGCAGGCCCTTCACCGCCAGTCTCTGGCCAATGCGGACCACACTACACTGCTCCTCAACTGCTATACTAAACTCAAAGACAGCTCCAAGCTGGAAGAGTTCATCAAG AGCAGCGAGAATGAGGTCCACTTTGATGTTGAGATTGCCATCAAGGTTCTTCGCCAAGCTGGATACCACAGTCATGCTGTGTTCCTGGCTGAACGCCACCAGCATCATGAGTGGTACCTGAAGATCCAGCTGGAGGACCTGAAG AACTATCAGGAAGGCTTGCGGTACATTGGCCGTCTGCCTTTTGAACAAACTGAAAGCAACATGAAGCGCTATGGCAAGACGCTCATGCACCATGTTCCTGAAGGCACCACATTGCTCCTGAAGCGCTTATGCACCAACTATCATCCGAATGAAAACTCAATGGAAAAAGTCAGCCTAGACAGTAGTCTGCTTAACAAGGTCTGg GCAAATTCTGAAGAATTCATCCCAATTTTTGCCAATAACCCTCGTGAGCTGAAAGCCTTCCTGGAGCATATGATTGAGGTGGACCCTCGTTCATCCCAGGGTGTGTACGACACACTGCTGGAGCTCCGACTGCAAGACTGGGCACACGAACAAGATCCTGAG aaaaaaaaggtttgccaGGGAGAAGCCCTTTCGCTGCTCAGAAGTGACAACACTGTGTTTGATAAGGCCTTGGTCCTTTGCCAGATGCACAACTTTAAAGAAGGTGTCCTCTACCTGTATGAGAAAGGCAAACT TTACCAGCAAATCATGCATTACCACATGCAGAATGAGGAGTATGGTAAAGTTGTAGATGCCTGCAAACGATATGGAGACCAGGAGGGCTGCCTTTGGGAGCAAGCTCTCGGATACTTTGCCAGAAAAGAGGAGGACTGTAAGGCCTATATCAGTGAGGTCCTACATCACATTGACCAGAAGAACCTCATGCCTCCATTACTTG TCGTGCAGACACTGGCACACAACTCAACGGCCACTCTGTCGGTTATCAAAGACTACCTCATCAATAAGCTGCAGCGAGAGAGCCAGCAGATAGAAGATGACGAGCGTAAAATTTGCCAGTACCGTGAGGAAACGTCTCATCTCCGCTCTGAAATCCAGGAGCTGAAGGCAAG TGCCAAGATATTCCAGAAGACTAAGTGCAACATGTGTAACAGCCCCTTGGAGCTTCCATCTGTACACTTCCTGTGTAGCCACTCCTTTCACCAACACTGCTTTGAAAGTTATGCAGAGAGCGATGCAGAGTGTCCAACATGCACTCCAGAAAACCGCAAAGTCATGGATCTGCTGCGCGCTCAAGACCAGAAACGGGATCTCCATGACCATTTCAATCGACAG ctccgAAGCTCCAATGATGGTTTCTCGGTGGTGGCTGATTATTTTGGTCGAGGAGTGTTTAATAAACTGACGCTGGTCACTGACCCTCCAGGGAGCAAAACTGTTGGAAGTCTAGAAGTCAACCTGCAGCGAGACCTGCTGATCCACACCAAGAGAAACTGCTAG